A region of Clostridium acetobutylicum ATCC 824 DNA encodes the following proteins:
- a CDS encoding bifunctional homocysteine S-methyltransferase/methylenetetrahydrofolate reductase: protein MVNTVIREYIKNNVLVTDGAMGTYYSKTTGDYNNFCEFANLTNPEVILNIHKEYIKSGAKLIRTNTFSANTLTMDISKTELENIITKGYMIARKAAEGKEIFIAADIGPINKFEIEKPVEYIIEEYKFVVDIFMNLGADIFVFETLSSIDCLKEVFQYIKRKNKNAFILAQFAIMQDGFTREGISVNSIVNKIKAIGSIDAYGFNCGSGPAHLYNIIKGLDIYGDIISTLPNAGYPEIINERMVYVDNPDYFADKMSMIKNRGVKIVGGCCGTTPKHIEKMVSNLKENLINIEEIEIKKNKGINNYKKKNSFTEKLDKGEFPIVVELDPPFDTNIDKIMYAAKVCKQNNIDLVTIADSPMSKVRVDSVMIASKIKRELGIEVMPHICCRDKNVNAIRSSLLAAHIEGIRNILAITGDPVTGIDKVNTKSVFNLNSYKLMNLISEMNKETFKEDKISIGGALNLNVLNKEVEVTRMLKKVENGGTFFLTQPIFKEETIEFLAKLKKDRNIKIIGGVLPIVSYRNIQFINNELFGVDIPKEYIERFSVDMTRQEAEEVGVNLARELIAKIRNYVDGIYIVTPFNRIGMVMKILENVRK from the coding sequence ATGGTGAATACAGTGATACGTGAATATATAAAAAATAATGTTTTAGTTACGGATGGGGCAATGGGAACATATTATTCTAAAACCACTGGAGATTATAATAATTTTTGTGAATTTGCTAATTTAACTAATCCAGAAGTAATACTTAATATCCATAAAGAGTATATAAAGTCGGGAGCTAAACTTATTAGAACAAATACATTTTCAGCAAATACTTTAACTATGGATATATCGAAGACAGAATTAGAAAATATAATAACTAAAGGGTATATGATAGCTAGAAAGGCAGCAGAAGGTAAGGAGATTTTTATAGCTGCAGATATAGGACCTATTAACAAATTTGAAATAGAGAAACCAGTGGAGTACATAATAGAAGAATATAAATTTGTAGTAGATATTTTTATGAATTTGGGAGCAGATATTTTTGTATTTGAAACATTAAGTAGTATAGATTGTTTGAAAGAGGTTTTTCAATATATAAAGAGAAAGAACAAGAATGCATTTATCTTGGCTCAGTTTGCAATTATGCAAGATGGTTTTACAAGAGAGGGTATTAGTGTAAATAGTATTGTAAATAAGATAAAAGCTATTGGGAGTATAGATGCATATGGATTTAATTGTGGATCTGGGCCAGCACATTTATATAATATAATAAAGGGATTAGATATATATGGAGATATAATATCGACACTTCCTAATGCAGGATATCCTGAAATAATTAATGAACGCATGGTATATGTAGACAATCCTGATTATTTTGCAGATAAAATGTCAATGATTAAAAACAGAGGAGTTAAAATAGTAGGGGGATGCTGTGGAACTACACCAAAACATATAGAAAAAATGGTAAGTAATTTAAAAGAAAATCTAATTAACATAGAAGAAATAGAAATAAAAAAAAATAAGGGTATAAATAATTATAAAAAGAAGAATAGTTTTACTGAAAAATTAGATAAAGGTGAATTTCCTATAGTTGTTGAATTAGACCCTCCATTTGATACAAATATAGATAAGATTATGTATGCAGCTAAGGTATGCAAGCAAAATAACATAGATCTTGTAACCATTGCAGATTCACCAATGTCAAAAGTTAGAGTGGATTCAGTAATGATTGCATCTAAAATTAAAAGAGAACTAGGAATAGAAGTTATGCCGCATATATGTTGTAGAGATAAGAATGTAAATGCAATAAGGTCAAGTTTACTTGCAGCACACATAGAAGGAATAAGGAATATACTTGCTATAACTGGAGATCCAGTTACGGGAATTGATAAGGTTAATACTAAAAGTGTTTTTAATTTAAATTCATATAAGCTTATGAATCTTATAAGTGAAATGAATAAAGAAACATTTAAGGAAGATAAGATAAGTATAGGTGGAGCACTTAATTTGAATGTATTGAATAAGGAAGTTGAAGTAACAAGGATGCTAAAGAAAGTAGAAAATGGAGGTACATTTTTTCTAACTCAACCTATATTTAAAGAAGAGACTATTGAGTTCTTAGCTAAGCTTAAGAAAGATAGAAATATAAAAATTATAGGAGGAGTTCTCCCTATAGTAAGTTATAGAAATATTCAGTTTATAAATAACGAGCTCTTCGGAGTTGATATACCTAAAGAATATATTGAGAGATTTAGTGTGGATATGACAAGACAAGAGGCAGAAGAAGTGGGAGTAAATTTAGCTAGGGAACTTATAGCTAAAATTAGGAACTATGTAGATGGTATATATATTGTTACACCATTTAATAGAATCGGTATGGTAATGAAAATACTCGAAAATGTTAGGAAGTGA
- a CDS encoding DUF3006 domain-containing protein, translated as MIFIKAVIDRFEDEFAVCEKQDRKIINILRKRIPQNAKEGTVLNFNDDGSITINFEETIKRKREIEEIMKDLFT; from the coding sequence GTGATTTTTATTAAAGCTGTCATAGATAGATTTGAGGACGAATTTGCTGTTTGTGAAAAGCAAGATAGAAAAATAATCAATATTCTAAGAAAAAGGATTCCTCAGAATGCAAAAGAGGGTACTGTTTTAAATTTCAATGATGATGGTAGCATTACGATTAATTTCGAAGAAACTATTAAAAGAAAAAGAGAAATAGAAGAGATTATGAAAGATCTATTTACGTAA